In a genomic window of Ranitomeya imitator isolate aRanImi1 chromosome 5, aRanImi1.pri, whole genome shotgun sequence:
- the LOC138638644 gene encoding uncharacterized protein isoform X1, translated as MGAKCAPTYANIFLGWWEEVFVYPSLAYQHHVRNWHRYIDDLFFIWSGSREGCTDFIHSLNSNPHNIFLTHSISNSSTSFLDLRIFVQGNKLVTDLFRKPTATNALLEFNSFHPWHTKVGVPTGQFLRIRRNCTRDQDFLMQARDLTDRFRQRSYPKRVVATAFQRARQHDQASLLIPVGRSRESQTRFITDYNDSWGQVRHILTRHWPILQTDMQTTQVISNRPLLTSRRAPNLRQLLTRSHFSRPTVKLNRGIVLKGSFPCGECNVCPFMTPTRDIFTHPTNSSRHALKAYINCRSRNVIYVLICPCNMIYVGQTSQELRKRFQKHVSTIRLAATDQGKGRLRTHPKG; from the exons atgggggcgaaatgtgcaccaacctacgcaaacatcttcttaggttggtgggaggaggtgtttgtgtacccatccctggcatatcaacatcatgtccggaattggcatcgcTATATCGATGACTTATTCTTTATTTGGTCGGGCAGCAGGGAGGGTTGTACTGATTTCATCCACAGCCTCAATTCCAACCCCCATAATATCTTTTTAACCCACTCTATTTCCAACAGTTCGACTAGCTTTCTGGATCTGAGAATTTTCGTACAAGGGAACAAGCTGGTCACGGACCTTTTCCGGAAGCCCACTGCTACTAACGCTCTTTTGGAGTTCAACAGTTTTCACCCTTGGCACACGAAGGTGGGCGTCCCGACGGGACAATTTTTACGCATTAGACGTAATTGCACTCGGGATCAAGACTTTCTGATGCAAGCTCGGGATCTGACGGACCGCTTCAGACAGAGGAGTTATCCCAAACGAGTGGTTGCCACGGCTTTCCAGCGAGCAAGACAACATGATCAGGCCTCACTTTTGATTCCTGTGGGTCGTTCCCGAGAATCGCAGACGAGGTTCATCACGGACTATaatgacagctgggggcaggtaagacacatcctcactagacattggccgatcttgcaaacagatatgcaaaccacacaagtcatcagcaataggccgttattgacatctagaagagccccgaatctgaggcagttgttgaccaggagccatttttctaggcccacggtcaaacttaataggggtattgtcctcaagggatcattcccctgtggggaatgtaatgtctgcccctttatgacgcccacccgggacatatttacacaccccacgaactccagcagacatgcgttaaaggcttacatcaactgcaggagcagaaatgttatttatgtgctaatttgcccttgtaatatgatctatgtagggcaaacatcccaagaactacgtaagaggtttcaaaaacacgtatcaaccatacgcctggcggctacggaccaaggcaaag gaaggctgaggacgcacccaaaagggtga
- the LOC138638644 gene encoding uncharacterized protein isoform X2, whose product MGAKCAPTYANIFLGWWEEVFVYPSLAYQHHVRNWHRYIDDLFFIWSGSREGCTDFIHSLNSNPHNIFLTHSISNSSTSFLDLRIFVQGNKLVTDLFRKPTATNALLEFNSFHPWHTKVGVPTGQFLRIRRNCTRDQDFLMQARDLTDRFRQRSYPKRVVATAFQRARQHDQASLLIPVGRSRESQTRFITDYNDSWGQGKHPKNYVRGFKNTYQPYAWRLRTKAKEG is encoded by the exons atgggggcgaaatgtgcaccaacctacgcaaacatcttcttaggttggtgggaggaggtgtttgtgtacccatccctggcatatcaacatcatgtccggaattggcatcgcTATATCGATGACTTATTCTTTATTTGGTCGGGCAGCAGGGAGGGTTGTACTGATTTCATCCACAGCCTCAATTCCAACCCCCATAATATCTTTTTAACCCACTCTATTTCCAACAGTTCGACTAGCTTTCTGGATCTGAGAATTTTCGTACAAGGGAACAAGCTGGTCACGGACCTTTTCCGGAAGCCCACTGCTACTAACGCTCTTTTGGAGTTCAACAGTTTTCACCCTTGGCACACGAAGGTGGGCGTCCCGACGGGACAATTTTTACGCATTAGACGTAATTGCACTCGGGATCAAGACTTTCTGATGCAAGCTCGGGATCTGACGGACCGCTTCAGACAGAGGAGTTATCCCAAACGAGTGGTTGCCACGGCTTTCCAGCGAGCAAGACAACATGATCAGGCCTCACTTTTGATTCCTGTGGGTCGTTCCCGAGAATCGCAGACGAGGTTCATCACGGACTATaatgacagctgggggcag ggcaaacatcccaagaactacgtaagaggtttcaaaaacacgtatcaaccatacgcctggcggctacggaccaaggcaaag gaaggctga